In one Clostridiisalibacter paucivorans DSM 22131 genomic region, the following are encoded:
- a CDS encoding MBL fold metallo-hydrolase, protein MIFKRIPVGLYAANCYIIGCENTKEGIIVDPGADAKTILAEINALGLDIKYIVLTHGHGDHIGALEDVHNELDVPILIHGEDEYMLKNSSENFTGVMNNKKVEMTPHKTLKDGDIIEFGNMKAEVIHTPGHTKGGICLSIEDILLTGDTLFAGSIGRTDFPGGSFEEIIKSIKTKLLKFDDNIRVYPGHGPHSTIGAERVSNPFIN, encoded by the coding sequence GTTGTGAAAATACTAAAGAAGGTATAATAGTTGATCCTGGAGCCGATGCAAAGACTATTCTTGCAGAGATTAACGCATTGGGTCTAGATATAAAATATATAGTATTAACTCATGGGCATGGTGATCATATAGGCGCTTTAGAAGATGTACATAATGAATTAGATGTACCAATATTGATCCATGGTGAAGATGAGTATATGCTTAAAAATTCATCTGAAAACTTTACAGGGGTTATGAATAATAAAAAAGTTGAAATGACTCCCCATAAAACTTTGAAAGATGGAGATATAATAGAATTTGGCAATATGAAAGCAGAAGTAATACATACCCCAGGGCATACTAAAGGAGGTATTTGTTTAAGTATAGAAGATATTTTATTGACGGGAGATACATTATTTGCAGGTTCTATCGGCAGAACAGATTTTCCTGGTGGGTCTTTTGAAGAGATAATAAAATCTATTAAGACAAAATTATTAAAATTTGATGATAATATTAGGGTATATCCAGGACATGGTCCTCATAGTACAATAGGAGCTGAAAGAGTGTCTAATCCGTTTATCAATTAA